Genomic window (Pirellulaceae bacterium):
GGTGCCGCCATCGCGATGTATCGCAGTTCGCTCGAAGCCGCTCGCGATGTCGACCAAATTGATACGGCTACCAAGCAATTACGTGAATTGGGCGAAACGGTCGATCTGCCGGAACATTTCGGATTCATCATGAACTGGCATCTCATCGCACCCTTTGATAACACCAATCAAGCTGGCTTTGACAAAGCGTATCCGCCGGAAAAAACCATCGATCTAGCGGGTAGCTATGAAGGAAAGGATGGCACAGTAACCTGGATCGAACACACCACCGAAGATGAATTCGGAAAAGTCAATCTGAATACTGCACTCGAAAAACACAAAGGCGCCATCGCCTACGCGGTCGCTATCTTTGAATCGGAAGACGCACGGCCAGTTGACCTTCGACTGGGCTGCATCAATGCCAACAAGATCTGGCTCAATGGCCAAGAACTCACCGCCAATGACGTCTACCACGCGGGTCAAGGCATCGATCAATATGTTGGCACGGGGCAATTAAAGGCAGGAAGAAACATAATTCTGCTTAAGATCTGTCAAAATGAGCAAACCGAATCATGGGCCCAAGATTGGGAATTTCAGCTCCGAGTTTGCGACCACCTAGGAACGGCTGTCCTTGCCACAGACCGCTAATTTCAATCCCTTCAGCCACGCGAATTCCTGTTCGACTACCTTCCTCCTTGCATCGACCGGGGTGAACTCATGTATCGCCAATCATTCTTTTTCGTCGCAGCCCTGATCACCGTCAGCCTTACCGGCGCGGACTGGACTCAATTTCGCGGATCAACCGCCAACAGCGTTGCTGATGCCGACACTCAGCTACCCTTAAAATGGACTGATTCCAAAAACATTGCCTGGCGGGCCGACCTACCCGGCCGCGGACCCTCGAGTCCGATCGTGGTCGACGGTCGGGTGATCGTGACCTGCTCGAGCGGTCAAAAGCAAGATCGACTTCATGTCGTCAGTTTTGACGCCACCAGTGGTGAGAAACAGTGGGAACGGCAATTCTGGGCCACCGGACGAACCCGTTCACATCCAAGCAGTGCCAATGCTGCACCTACTCCGGCCAGTGATGGCAAACACATTTTCGCCTTTTTCTCCTCAAACGATTTGGTCTGCCTGGATCTGGAAGGCAATTTAAAATGGTACCGCGGTCTTGCTTATGATTTCCCGAAAGCAGGAAACGACGTGGGCATGGCATCGTCGCCTGCAGTTGCCGGAGAGACGGTGGTGGTGCAAATTGAAAACCAAGGCGATTCCTTCGTCTCCGGAATTAACACGGCAACAGGCGAAACTCGCTGGCGCATCGCACGTCCCAATCGAGCCAACTGGTCATCCCCGGTGACCATGACCGATGCTGAAGGCAACCCACTCGTTCTGCTGAAATCGGACGACGGCCTCGACGCTCATCACCTCGAGACAGGTGAAAAGATGTGGAGCTTCACGGGTAGTGCAGGAGGGATCCCGTCGATTGTGACCGATGGTTCCCTCATCTACTTGCCCGCTGATGGCATGACGGTGCTCCAAGCGACCGGGGGAAAGAACGAACCCACGGTCGTCTGGACTTCGCCTCGCCTGCGTCCGGGTCCGGCGAGTCCCATTATTCACGGCGATCGAATATTTGCTGTGAATCGGTCGGGTGTTGTGACCTGTGCCAACCTTAAAGATGGAGAGGTTCAATGGCAATTAAGACTCAAGGGTAGCTTTTGGGCGACGCCGATCTTAGCCAACGGCTATCTTTACTGCATCAACGATGTCGGTTCCGCTCAGGTCGTTAGCCTGGGAGATAAAGGCGAACTTGTCGCAACGTCGGAATTCGACGACACGATCCAGGGTTCACCCGCCGTCGCGGATAATGCCATGTACGTTCGTAGCGACAAATTCCTCTGGAAAGTTTCCGACCAGTAAGGCTGTTAATGGCTGACTCGATTCGCATTCCCCTCGTCGACAGGGTCGTTGGCTCGATCCGCCCTCCCGGATCGAAAAGCATCACCAACCGAGCACTCGTCTGCGCGGCACTCGGTAGAGGCGAGTCCACCTTACGCGGTGCACTTGATAGTGATGACACGCGAGTCATGATCGACGGACTGAACCAACTCGGTATTCGAGTTACGAACGAAGCAGATCGGACCTTGCTTCGTGTGAAGGGATGTAACGGTCAAATCCCCGCGTCCTCCGCTGATCTGTTCGTGGGGAACAGCGGCACCACGATGCGTTTTTTGACGGCCCTCGTGACGCTCGGAAACGGCGACTTTCGCCTCGACGGAGTTACCCGAATGCGGGAACGTCCGATTCGAGATCTGTTAGACGCCTTACGCCCGCTGGGCGCTGATCTCAAAACGGAACTCACCGAAAACTGTCCACCCGTCAACGTCAAAGCATGCGGACTCACCGGCGGCACCACCTCGATTCGAGGTGACATTTCGAGTCAGTATTTGAGCGGTTTGCTGATGGCTGCCCCCTACGCAGGTAACGAAGTGCTCATTCACATCGACGGAGAGCTCGTCTCTCGCCCCTACGTCGATATGACCAGCCGTGTGATGGAGTCATTCGGCGTGTCAGTCAAAAACGAATCGTCCGCGTTGAGAATCTCTGCCGGGCAACGGTATCAAGGACTGGACTACCGCATTGAACCCGATGCATCCGCAGCCAGTTATTTTTGGGCTGCGGCAGCAGTAACGGGTGGTGATGTTACCGTGGAAGGTTTGACACCCGAAGCGATGCAAGGTGATGTGGCCTTCTGCCAATGCCTTGCCCAAATGGGCTGCTCGATCGAGGCCTTAGAGAACGGAATTCGTGTGCAAGGAGCAAAGCTGACCGGTATCGATATCAACATGAATGCCATTAGCGATACCGTGCAAACCCTGGCAGCGGTTGCCCTCTTCGCCAACGGGAAAACGCGGATTCGAGGCGTCGAACATAATCGCCACAAGGAAACCGACCGAATCCGAGACCTCGCAACGGAATTACGCAAACTGGGCGCGGAGGTGACCGAATTCGTCGACGGACTTGAAATCGTGCCACGCGATCTCCACGGGGCAGAGATCGACACCTACGACGATCATCGGATGGCAATGAGTCTCGCGATCGCCGGACTGCGGATCCCCAAGGTGGTGATCCGAGACCCCAGCTGTACGAGTAAAACCTACCCGCTCTTCTTCGATGATCTGCAGCAGCTGTGCAACAACTAGCTATAACGGGTGGATCGCTAAACCCGTACTCGAACGGATTCCAGCAACTCGTCTGCTCGTTGAAGTAACTTCACCCCTGAGTCACTCGTCTCGGTGAAGTGGCCGGCAGGATCACTGGCTTCAAATGCCCCACGACAGTGTCTGCATGCAACTGATCGTCCTAGGTACTCCACACGAACCTGAAGAGTTCGACCACACCTCGGACAGTCCTGGTAATAATAGGCACTCCTTGGCATATCTCGTATCTCCTTATTGTCGCTCGGTTAGGAAGCGGTCAAGGGACGTCAACATAACAAAGTCGCCTCCGAGGCTCAATAAAAGTTGACCCGATTCCCGAGATGTAAAGAGATTTTGGTGCAGAAAATACATATGGTACCCAAGAAGCGACTTCGGCAAAGCTGTTTTATTAACCGGCTGGAGACTGTTGTAGCTCCTCTAATGCCTTGTTATTCCAATGTTTCCGTTCATTCAATCTAACCGTCAAAACGAAGCGGGCAAAACAGGCATCTCAAGCTTTTGAGCCAACCAGCGCGGCCACCACAGACAACAAGGACGCAAGGCCACTCGCTCTGGTTCGCCGAGATTAAAAAGAACGAACAGAAAAGCGGCTCTAGGATCATTTTCCTAAACCTTAGCGGGCCAGGTGTTGCAAAAAGACAACGCCTACACCTGCTTCGGAGATCAGTCAGTCGACAAAAATCGGCTCATTTTCTTGAATCGTTGTGACAGGCGGCTGTTGGAGTTGATGGCTCTGTTCAGTTACTTGATTCGGCTTTCCCACTTCACCCGCGGCTGTTCGCCCTGTGGACAACCGTTTTCTACACGATTTTGGGGGGCTATGTCGGATAGGATTGCGCTCCTTCCCGCGAGCGTTATGCTGCTACAATGTCTTCGATCTTCATCAACACCCTTGTCCCACGACCATGCGACCGATCCCCGTCCTCATCCTGTTATTTTGGTTAGCGTCGATGGCTTGGCTGACCACGACAAAGCTGATCCCGCCGTTACGAACGGGCTCGCCTCCACGTTACGAGGACGTCTTGCCATCGGAGGCGGTGCAACTGCCGCCCGAGCGATGGTCGATCCGGCTGAATCAACGGGTGATTGGAGTGGCATTGAACCGAATCCGTCGAGATCCGGACGGCCGCGGGTCAATTTCCAGCAGCGTCACAATTCCGGAATTGTCGCTCCAAGACTTGGTCAACCAACAATTTGGTGGACTGAGTGCTTCGTTGCTAACCGGATTTGGGAGCGATTCGGCAGACGCACAACCACTCCGCTTCCACCTCGAGAATGAGATGTCGTTTGACCATTTTGGAGAGCTCACCGGATTCGACTGTTTGGTTGATGTGGCCGATTTGCAAGATTGTATAACGCTACGTGGAACGGTTCTTGATGACAAGCTGCAATTGGTAGCCTACCTGAAGTTACCCGACGCGAATTCGGATGAAGAGCCGGTGCCGAAAGTGGTTCACAAAGGTCAGATCAAGCTTCCACCCGACAGCCTATTGGCCGATTCGCTTTCCCCTCGCTCTCGCTTTGGTCAGTTACGTGTTGGGCAAACCTGGACGTTTCAATCCTACCGGCCGCTTACGCCGACCCACCCTCTTCAGTCGATCGAAGCGACGGTTGAATCCAGAGAGATGATTGAGTGGAATTCCGAGCAGATTCGTGCTTATCACGTCGTCTACCGTCGCCCAGTCGGCGTCATCTTGAACATTGACCAGACTCTTGGCCATGTCTGGGTTCGTTCCGATGGTCAAGTGCTGCGACAAAGCGTCCGCTGGGGTTCCTTGGAATTGACCTTCGAGCGACTCCCTTCATCCCCCGAAGAGGCGAGGAATTCTCCGGCAGTAGAGGAACGTACCGATGATTGAAATTAGGAGTGTGACAAAACGATACGATGACAAAACGGCTGTTAATGGCCTCACCCTTGACGTACCCCGGGGTGAAGTGTTCGCTTTTCTGGGCCCGAATGGAGCCGGCAAGACAACCACGATTAAAATGATGGTGGGTTTGCTGACACCGGACGAAGGCACAATTTCAATTGGGGGCCACCACACCGTCGCGGAGCCGCGACGGGCCGCAGCTCAAGTCGGGTACATCCCGGACCAACCCCATCTCTACGACAAACTAACGGGTCGGGAATTCTTGCATTTCATGGCGGGAATGTACGGCATGGAAGGCGACGATGCTTTACAGGAGATCGAGCATCAAATTCAGTTTTTCGATCTAACCAGCTTCGTCGATCTACTCTCGGAAACCTACTCCCACGGCATGAAACAGCGCCTCGTGCTTGCGGCTGCGATGGTGCATCGGCCCGACCTGCTTATCCTCGACGAACCAATGGTGGGCCTTGATCCGCAAAGCATGCGTTTAGTCAAAGACCTACTCAAGACCAAATCGCAACAAGGCGTCACGATCTTCATGTCGACGCACACTCTCACGCTCGCCGAAGAAATTG
Coding sequences:
- a CDS encoding PQQ-binding-like beta-propeller repeat protein, with product MYRQSFFFVAALITVSLTGADWTQFRGSTANSVADADTQLPLKWTDSKNIAWRADLPGRGPSSPIVVDGRVIVTCSSGQKQDRLHVVSFDATSGEKQWERQFWATGRTRSHPSSANAAPTPASDGKHIFAFFSSNDLVCLDLEGNLKWYRGLAYDFPKAGNDVGMASSPAVAGETVVVQIENQGDSFVSGINTATGETRWRIARPNRANWSSPVTMTDAEGNPLVLLKSDDGLDAHHLETGEKMWSFTGSAGGIPSIVTDGSLIYLPADGMTVLQATGGKNEPTVVWTSPRLRPGPASPIIHGDRIFAVNRSGVVTCANLKDGEVQWQLRLKGSFWATPILANGYLYCINDVGSAQVVSLGDKGELVATSEFDDTIQGSPAVADNAMYVRSDKFLWKVSDQ
- the aroA gene encoding 3-phosphoshikimate 1-carboxyvinyltransferase, which gives rise to MADSIRIPLVDRVVGSIRPPGSKSITNRALVCAALGRGESTLRGALDSDDTRVMIDGLNQLGIRVTNEADRTLLRVKGCNGQIPASSADLFVGNSGTTMRFLTALVTLGNGDFRLDGVTRMRERPIRDLLDALRPLGADLKTELTENCPPVNVKACGLTGGTTSIRGDISSQYLSGLLMAAPYAGNEVLIHIDGELVSRPYVDMTSRVMESFGVSVKNESSALRISAGQRYQGLDYRIEPDASAASYFWAAAAVTGGDVTVEGLTPEAMQGDVAFCQCLAQMGCSIEALENGIRVQGAKLTGIDINMNAISDTVQTLAAVALFANGKTRIRGVEHNRHKETDRIRDLATELRKLGAEVTEFVDGLEIVPRDLHGAEIDTYDDHRMAMSLAIAGLRIPKVVIRDPSCTSKTYPLFFDDLQQLCNN
- a CDS encoding ABC transporter ATP-binding protein, which gives rise to MIEIRSVTKRYDDKTAVNGLTLDVPRGEVFAFLGPNGAGKTTTIKMMVGLLTPDEGTISIGGHHTVAEPRRAAAQVGYIPDQPHLYDKLTGREFLHFMAGMYGMEGDDALQEIEHQIQFFDLTSFVDLLSETYSHGMKQRLVLAAAMVHRPDLLILDEPMVGLDPQSMRLVKDLLKTKSQQGVTIFMSTHTLTLAEEIADRIGVIQHGEIQFLGTVNELKVKRNQEGASLEGVFLDLTSEALSADRTV